ATTGGTCAATTGGTGTGCCAATTGCATCGATCAAGGATTATCAAACCCAATACAGCCCAAAAATGTGATCTTAAAACTGCTTAATGCTTCGGGAGTAGTCTGCATGCAATGGACGTTTAATAATGCCTATCCTGTAAAATATGCCGTTTCTGACTTAAACTCTCAGGAAAGCAATATTGCGATAGAATCTATTGAGCTCGCATACACCTATTTTGACATTTCTAAGGATACCAAATTTGATAAACTTTTTACCTAAATCATTATGCCAATCGAAATAAGA
The Flavobacterium humidisoli DNA segment above includes these coding regions:
- a CDS encoding phage tail protein; its protein translation is MAVSNDYPVSFYFTLSFAGVDAAFKEVSGISKELSVEEIVCGGENRFKYRLPTISSSQNLVLKRAMVPAGSQLVNWCANCIDQGLSNPIQPKNVILKLLNASGVVCMQWTFNNAYPVKYAVSDLNSQESNIAIESIELAYTYFDISKDTKFDKLFT